One region of Synechococcus elongatus PCC 11801 genomic DNA includes:
- a CDS encoding Hpt domain-containing protein, whose product MDAEQQQVLEYFIEEARENLDTIEKGLMDLVATSQNTERINELFRSAHSVKGGAAMLGLQSIQHVAHRLEDGFKVLRDQPEVASPEAQSLFLQGFDFLCNLLEHLQNNGDLEAEYTRQIIEQSDPAFTELQALLSAASQTTPQAPQVDRWESLLAATPIASTPAAADDAVTGLLQQLLEQFRAEETAEQRQQILQTCQQLRDLSAETAWQYLLDICARAIAKPENSFAQLAAVVVRNLKQASDQWQLGRADQVAVTPALARLAGGATDPYTATVVSIPIEPNEAARALAASFERAQLLVLATQLVQVLREG is encoded by the coding sequence GTGGATGCAGAACAGCAACAGGTTCTCGAATACTTCATTGAAGAAGCCCGCGAAAATCTCGACACGATCGAGAAGGGCTTGATGGATTTGGTGGCAACTAGCCAAAATACCGAACGCATCAATGAACTTTTCCGCTCGGCTCACTCGGTCAAAGGGGGCGCGGCCATGTTGGGGTTGCAGAGCATCCAACATGTCGCCCACAGGTTGGAAGATGGCTTTAAAGTGCTGCGCGATCAACCTGAGGTCGCTAGCCCCGAAGCTCAGTCCCTGTTTTTACAGGGCTTTGATTTTCTCTGCAACCTGCTCGAGCACCTGCAGAACAATGGCGATCTAGAGGCGGAATACACTCGCCAGATCATAGAGCAGTCTGACCCTGCTTTTACTGAGTTACAGGCTCTACTGTCTGCTGCCAGTCAAACCACGCCACAAGCACCACAAGTCGATCGCTGGGAAAGCTTGCTGGCAGCAACACCGATTGCCTCCACTCCCGCCGCCGCAGACGATGCAGTCACGGGGCTCCTGCAACAACTCCTTGAACAATTCCGTGCAGAGGAAACAGCAGAACAGCGGCAACAGATCCTCCAAACCTGTCAGCAGCTGCGCGATCTCTCGGCCGAGACCGCTTGGCAGTACCTGCTCGATATCTGTGCGCGAGCGATCGCCAAGCCCGAAAACAGTTTTGCGCAGCTCGCAGCTGTCGTGGTTCGTAACCTCAAGCAGGCCAGTGACCAATGGCAACTGGGACGGGCGGATCAAGTCGCTGTCACACCGGCTCTAGCCCGTTTGGCAGGCGGTGCAACCGATCCTTATACGGCGACGGTGGTCAGTATCCCGATTGAGCCGAATGAGGCCGCTCGGGCGCTCGCTGCTAGCTTTGAGCGTGCGCAACTCTTGGTACTTGCCACACAACTCGTTCAAGTACTACGGGAAGGCTAG
- a CDS encoding ABC transporter permease: protein MAPRRSPIFPFQRWLGAQRRQRLRLWLTLVRRELEAQYQGSVLGNAWPLLNQLSQLLIYTFIFSIILKSRPALASLGDSTMGYGLWLFCGLLPWIAFTNGFSRAATAVIRQPNLVKKVVFPLNLLPLVDPGVAMVESAFGTLALLVATAIAGVNLQGALWLPLLWLPQFLLTAGLAYLLAGLTVYLRDIPQVVGVSLNLWFYLTPIVYPLSLIPEPWRGLLLTVNPMAQLVELYRGVLFEQQFQGGLWLKFTAIAVILFWLGRRCFQRLQPGFADIL from the coding sequence ATGGCTCCTCGGCGCTCCCCCATTTTCCCCTTTCAACGCTGGCTTGGAGCACAACGACGCCAACGACTACGACTCTGGCTAACCCTAGTTCGGCGTGAACTGGAAGCACAGTATCAGGGGTCAGTGCTGGGTAATGCTTGGCCTTTGCTCAACCAACTGTCGCAACTGCTGATCTACACCTTTATCTTTTCGATCATTCTCAAGTCTCGTCCGGCTTTGGCCAGCTTGGGGGATAGCACCATGGGCTATGGCCTTTGGCTCTTTTGTGGCCTCTTGCCTTGGATTGCTTTCACGAATGGTTTTAGTCGAGCGGCAACGGCGGTGATCCGGCAGCCTAACTTGGTCAAGAAAGTTGTGTTCCCATTGAACCTCTTGCCGCTGGTCGATCCTGGTGTGGCAATGGTGGAGAGCGCCTTTGGCACCTTGGCACTCTTAGTGGCCACAGCGATCGCAGGGGTAAATCTGCAAGGCGCTCTTTGGCTCCCGTTACTCTGGCTGCCTCAGTTTCTGCTGACTGCGGGGCTGGCTTATTTGTTAGCTGGCTTGACCGTTTATCTGCGAGATATTCCTCAAGTCGTGGGTGTTTCCCTCAACCTCTGGTTTTACCTGACACCGATTGTTTACCCCCTGAGTCTCATCCCAGAGCCTTGGCGAGGGCTACTACTCACCGTTAACCCCATGGCCCAATTAGTTGAGTTGTATCGAGGGGTCTTATTTGAGCAGCAATTTCAAGGAGGACTTTGGCTAAAGTTCACCGCGATCGCAGTGATCCTGTTCTGGCTGGGTCGGCGCTGTTTCCAGCGCCTGCAGCCTGGGTTTGCCGACATCCTCTGA
- a CDS encoding TldD/PmbA family protein, protein MVVAPPLSLTLDADLAAGDRQRFDSSWTPALAQLLGLGRAAGADFVEFFLERVQYISCLVEEDAVTSLSPRLSSGAGVRVFRGTTDCYVSTNDLSYEGLKRSLEQALGILGLQLPSAQSLVPPVNLEPLRDYGHLRQKDQWLSRCSSMAEMGDLLLSASDRLKRQAKHAQSRRAAYFRDWQEVLVAASDGTFARDIRLTQSVGYNLLCADGSYRASIGKRVGDTSNPDFLRSWDSEADAAEVAESAGQMLYADFVESGTYPVILANQFGGVIFHEACGHLLETTQIERGTTPFKDQKGEAIAHSSVTAWDEGLSPDAFGTLDMDDEGMPVQRTLLIENGILKNFIADRAGELRTGQPRTGSGRRSNYTYAAASRMRNTYIAPGPHSFDDLLGSIDRGIYCKKMGGGSVGATGQFNFAVDEAYLIEKGRITKPLKGATLIGEATEIMQRISMCSNDLGLAPGFCGSVSGSVYVTVGQPHLKVDAITVGGR, encoded by the coding sequence ATGGTTGTTGCACCGCCCCTCTCCCTCACCTTGGATGCTGATCTCGCAGCCGGCGATCGCCAACGTTTTGATAGCAGCTGGACACCAGCGCTGGCGCAACTGCTGGGGCTCGGACGGGCAGCGGGTGCAGACTTTGTCGAGTTCTTCCTCGAGCGCGTTCAGTACATCAGCTGCTTGGTGGAAGAGGATGCTGTCACCAGTCTGTCGCCGCGCTTATCCAGTGGTGCAGGGGTGCGAGTCTTTCGCGGCACCACGGATTGCTATGTCAGCACCAATGATCTCTCCTATGAAGGGCTGAAGCGATCGCTCGAACAGGCGCTTGGCATCCTTGGTCTGCAATTGCCCAGTGCTCAGTCCCTTGTGCCCCCGGTGAATTTGGAGCCGCTGCGCGATTATGGACACCTTCGCCAGAAAGACCAGTGGCTAAGCCGCTGTAGCTCGATGGCCGAAATGGGAGATCTGTTGCTCTCCGCTAGCGATCGCCTCAAACGGCAGGCCAAGCATGCCCAGTCGCGCCGCGCTGCTTATTTCCGTGACTGGCAAGAGGTCTTGGTTGCTGCCAGCGATGGCACCTTTGCGCGGGATATTCGCCTCACCCAATCCGTGGGCTACAACTTGCTCTGTGCCGATGGCAGCTATCGCGCCTCAATCGGCAAACGAGTCGGCGACACCAGCAATCCTGACTTTTTGCGATCGTGGGATTCCGAAGCGGATGCAGCTGAGGTTGCCGAGTCCGCAGGTCAAATGCTCTACGCAGACTTTGTCGAGTCCGGTACCTATCCAGTCATTTTGGCGAACCAGTTCGGCGGTGTGATCTTCCACGAAGCCTGTGGCCACCTGCTAGAGACCACCCAGATTGAACGGGGAACGACGCCGTTTAAGGACCAGAAGGGAGAAGCGATCGCCCATAGCAGCGTGACAGCTTGGGATGAAGGACTCTCGCCCGATGCCTTTGGCACCTTGGATATGGATGATGAAGGAATGCCAGTTCAGCGTACCTTGCTGATTGAAAATGGCATCCTCAAAAACTTCATCGCCGATCGCGCTGGTGAACTGCGCACAGGACAGCCTCGCACTGGTAGTGGTCGTCGCAGCAACTACACCTATGCAGCTGCCTCGCGGATGCGCAACACCTACATTGCACCGGGACCGCACAGCTTCGACGATCTCTTAGGCTCGATCGATCGCGGCATCTATTGCAAGAAGATGGGTGGTGGCAGTGTTGGCGCGACCGGCCAGTTCAACTTTGCCGTGGATGAAGCCTACTTGATTGAGAAAGGGCGGATTACCAAGCCCCTCAAAGGTGCCACTCTGATCGGCGAGGCCACGGAGATTATGCAGCGCATTTCCATGTGTTCGAATGATCTGGGTCTCGCTCCCGGCTTTTGCGGTTCTGTCAGCGGCAGCGTCTACGTGACTGTGGGTCAACCCCACCTCAAGGTTGATGCGATCACTGTTGGCGGTCGTTAG
- a CDS encoding DUF362 domain-containing protein: MPAATETVQQAAVADFCYTPPPAATTARRILVKPNLGYPVGPPVTVGMPVLKAVLTGLRQVNPSAEILIVEGVCSPVPLSEIADRLGVRSLLDEGMQLLDADQLPQAEYPNRLPSPTRFASLWAPQLLTEVDCRITVGTLKQTSLQSSPLISASLKNLYGLLPRDRYKARSSHSRGQLHRPSVPLVLRDVWGCIGHLFDGAVVDGSWRYISPDWKPDRAKAGQWLGQVVWGEDPIAVDRQACRAAQFDEPEYLQTLAQFRQALGVN; this comes from the coding sequence ATGCCAGCGGCAACTGAGACAGTTCAGCAGGCAGCGGTAGCCGACTTTTGCTATACCCCTCCGCCAGCAGCAACGACAGCTAGACGGATTCTGGTCAAACCCAATTTGGGCTATCCTGTCGGGCCGCCGGTGACGGTGGGAATGCCGGTCCTCAAAGCTGTTTTGACAGGCTTGCGGCAGGTCAACCCCAGCGCTGAGATCCTGATTGTGGAAGGGGTTTGCTCGCCAGTTCCCCTCTCTGAAATTGCCGATCGCCTCGGAGTGCGATCGCTGCTAGATGAGGGCATGCAGCTTTTGGATGCCGACCAGTTGCCCCAGGCAGAATATCCCAATCGACTGCCGAGCCCGACCCGCTTTGCCAGCCTTTGGGCACCGCAGCTACTCACAGAAGTGGACTGTCGGATCACGGTGGGAACGCTCAAGCAGACCAGTCTCCAGAGCAGCCCGCTGATTTCCGCTTCGCTCAAGAATCTTTACGGACTGCTGCCTCGCGATCGCTACAAGGCCCGCAGTAGTCATTCACGGGGACAACTGCATCGTCCTTCGGTACCCCTCGTGTTGCGCGATGTCTGGGGCTGCATTGGCCATCTTTTTGATGGTGCAGTCGTGGATGGCAGTTGGCGCTACATCAGTCCCGACTGGAAACCCGATCGCGCCAAGGCGGGCCAGTGGCTAGGACAAGTGGTCTGGGGCGAGGATCCGATTGCCGTTGACCGCCAAGCCTGTCGTGCAGCCCAGTTCGATGAGCCAGAGTATCTGCAAACCTTGGCGCAGTTCCGGCAAGCCCTCGGCGTAAACTAA
- a CDS encoding UDP-N-acetylmuramoyl-tripeptide--D-alanyl-D-alanine ligase — MTTFFSPFQIQLGLGAVPLQVGEACDRPARSLTTDSRQIQAGDIFLALRGDRFDGHDFVAQALAAGAIAAIVDAAYQPPSNLPAGHLLQVPNTLWAYQEIARLWRQRCPLPLIGITGSVGKTTTKELIAAMLAVRGPVLKTEANYNNEIGVPKTVLQIDPDQHWAAVLEMGMRGRGQIAELARIAQPNIAVITNVGTAHIGLLGSEQAIAEAKCELLAQLSGTGLAILNADNPRLIATASRLQLPRCRTYGLQNGDLQGQLLDPETLIVEGQRFHLPLPGAHNALNFLAGLAIAQELGLDWDAFQNLTVTLPQGRARRLELSPDIVLLDETYNAGLESMLAALQLLADTPGQRRIAVLGTMKELGDFSETYHRQVGEKAAALGLDRLFIYADPPEAAAMQAGAAAIATQIFTSADDLVTELRETVERGDRLLFKASRSVALDRVLADFVAVYSATLTT, encoded by the coding sequence ATGACCACTTTCTTCTCGCCGTTTCAGATTCAGCTGGGTTTGGGTGCAGTTCCCCTGCAGGTCGGGGAGGCTTGCGATCGCCCAGCCCGATCACTGACCACCGATTCCCGCCAGATTCAAGCCGGCGACATTTTTCTGGCTTTGCGAGGCGATCGCTTTGATGGCCATGACTTTGTGGCTCAAGCTTTGGCAGCTGGCGCGATCGCGGCGATCGTCGATGCGGCCTATCAACCTCCCAGTAATTTGCCCGCTGGTCATTTGCTGCAAGTTCCCAACACGCTCTGGGCTTATCAGGAAATTGCTCGCCTCTGGCGACAGCGCTGTCCACTGCCACTGATTGGAATCACAGGTTCGGTGGGCAAAACCACGACTAAAGAACTGATCGCGGCCATGCTCGCGGTGCGCGGGCCGGTGCTGAAAACAGAGGCTAACTACAACAACGAAATTGGCGTGCCCAAAACAGTGCTGCAAATCGACCCCGATCAGCATTGGGCAGCAGTGCTGGAAATGGGAATGCGCGGCCGTGGTCAAATTGCCGAGCTAGCCCGCATTGCCCAGCCGAATATTGCGGTGATCACCAACGTCGGCACAGCCCATATCGGTCTACTCGGATCCGAACAGGCGATCGCTGAGGCTAAGTGTGAACTCCTAGCCCAACTGTCCGGCACAGGGCTAGCGATTTTGAATGCTGACAATCCTCGCTTGATCGCCACCGCCAGTCGCCTCCAGCTACCCCGCTGTCGCACCTATGGCTTGCAGAATGGTGATCTGCAGGGCCAGCTCCTCGATCCAGAAACCTTGATCGTCGAAGGTCAGCGATTCCATCTGCCATTGCCCGGTGCCCACAACGCCCTCAATTTCCTTGCCGGTCTAGCGATCGCTCAGGAATTGGGGCTGGATTGGGACGCTTTCCAAAACCTCACTGTGACACTGCCCCAAGGTCGGGCGCGGCGTCTAGAACTGTCGCCGGACATCGTGCTGCTGGATGAGACCTACAACGCCGGTCTGGAATCGATGTTGGCAGCCCTACAACTACTAGCGGACACGCCAGGCCAGCGCCGCATTGCAGTGCTGGGCACGATGAAAGAGTTAGGCGACTTCAGCGAAACCTACCATCGTCAAGTTGGAGAAAAAGCCGCTGCCCTCGGGCTCGATCGCCTCTTTATCTATGCCGATCCGCCCGAAGCGGCTGCGATGCAAGCCGGAGCTGCCGCGATCGCCACCCAAATCTTCACGAGCGCTGACGACCTCGTAACCGAGCTACGAGAAACCGTCGAGAGGGGCGATCGACTCTTATTCAAGGCCTCACGGAGTGTTGCTCTCGATCGCGTGCTGGCAGACTTTGTGGCAGTCTACTCCGCCACCTTAACGACATGA
- a CDS encoding pentapeptide repeat-containing protein, producing the protein MKVWQRLLKGMVLAIAIALVAVPTSAWAASSAAIRAFDDAEVTRKDYSGQSLIQAEFASVRLNGVSFREADLRGAVFNGVDLREADFEGADFTDGIAYVSDLRNVNFRNANLTSAMLLQSELQGSDVTGADFSFAVLSKQQITALCTTASGTNPKTGADTRESLGCPD; encoded by the coding sequence GTGAAAGTTTGGCAACGCTTGCTCAAGGGAATGGTGCTGGCGATCGCGATTGCTCTTGTTGCAGTCCCGACTTCAGCTTGGGCTGCCAGTTCTGCGGCGATTCGCGCTTTTGATGATGCTGAGGTTACCCGTAAAGACTACTCGGGTCAGAGCTTGATCCAGGCAGAATTCGCCAGCGTGCGACTCAATGGCGTCAGTTTCCGTGAGGCTGACCTCCGTGGTGCAGTCTTCAATGGTGTCGACCTGCGGGAGGCTGATTTTGAAGGCGCTGACTTCACCGATGGCATCGCCTACGTCAGTGATCTGCGCAATGTCAATTTCCGCAACGCCAATCTCACCTCAGCCATGCTGTTGCAGTCGGAACTGCAAGGCTCCGATGTGACTGGTGCTGATTTCAGCTTTGCGGTGCTCAGTAAGCAACAAATTACGGCGCTCTGCACAACCGCCAGTGGCACCAATCCCAAAACGGGTGCGGATACCCGTGAGTCGCTGGGCTGCCCCGACTAA
- a CDS encoding esterase/lipase family protein, with translation MDQISASSAQPATDIQGLPTVILPGYLAGAEPYQPLAQWLSDRGFPTTVVPLKRSDWFPTLGGRPVTPILGALEVTVAQVLEETGATRINLIGHSAGGWISRIWLGDRPYGPTQQIWQGRDRTAALICLGTPHRSQERWTRRNIDFVNEQYPEAFYRDVRYVCVAGKAVQGAQRWGQWVAYNSYSLTIGQGDSWGDGITPIAAAHLEGALNLTYEAVYHSPRPNRLWYGSPQIAEQWRSHLLTTAA, from the coding sequence ATGGATCAAATCAGTGCCAGTTCTGCGCAGCCTGCCACGGACATCCAAGGCTTACCGACGGTCATCCTGCCAGGGTACTTAGCTGGAGCAGAACCTTATCAACCCTTGGCGCAATGGCTGAGCGATCGTGGCTTCCCAACCACGGTGGTACCGCTTAAACGGAGTGACTGGTTCCCGACCTTAGGCGGCCGCCCCGTTACACCGATCCTAGGAGCGCTGGAAGTTACCGTTGCCCAAGTTTTGGAAGAAACGGGCGCAACGAGAATCAATTTGATCGGCCATTCAGCTGGTGGCTGGATATCGAGGATTTGGTTGGGCGATCGCCCCTACGGACCCACTCAGCAGATTTGGCAGGGACGCGATCGCACGGCCGCGCTGATTTGCCTCGGGACCCCGCACCGCAGCCAAGAACGCTGGACGCGCCGCAACATCGATTTCGTCAACGAGCAATATCCTGAGGCTTTTTACCGCGACGTTCGCTACGTCTGTGTCGCCGGTAAAGCCGTGCAGGGTGCCCAACGCTGGGGTCAGTGGGTAGCCTACAACAGCTACAGTTTGACGATTGGCCAAGGCGATAGTTGGGGTGATGGCATCACGCCGATCGCGGCAGCGCACCTAGAAGGCGCCCTGAATCTGACCTACGAGGCGGTCTATCATTCCCCCCGCCCAAATCGACTCTGGTATGGCAGCCCTCAGATTGCCGAACAGTGGCGATCGCACCTGCTCACAACAGCTGCGTAA
- the bchB gene encoding ferredoxin:protochlorophyllide reductase (ATP-dependent) subunit B: MKLAYWMYAGPAHIGTLRISSSFRNVHAIMHAPLGDDYFNVMRSMLERERNFTPVTTSIVDRNVLARGSQEKVIDNILRKDVEERPDLIVLTPTCTSSILQEDLQNFVERAKESAQCDVLLADVNHYRINELQAADRTLEQIVRFYLDRAQRQGTLSHQRTEQPSVNILGMTTLGFHNRHDTTELQRLMAELGITVNAVIPAGASVEELQHLPRAWFNLVPYREVGLLTAQYLQETFDQPMVAIAPMGITATADCIRQIQQVLNQQDTAVDFEPFIDRQTRFASEAAWFSHSIDCQNLTGKRAVVFGDNTHAAAFTKILSREMGIHVVLAGTYCKHDADWFEAEVAGHCDRVLISDDHTVIADAIAELEPAAIFGTQMERHVGKRLNIPCGVIAAPVHIQNFPVGYRPFVGYEGANQIVDLVYNSFTLGMEDHLLEIFGGHDTKEVLTKTVSADSDLDWKPDGLTELNRIPGFVRGKVKRNTEKYAREQGLTAITAEVLYAAKEALGA; this comes from the coding sequence ATGAAGCTGGCCTATTGGATGTATGCAGGCCCTGCTCATATCGGCACGCTGCGCATTTCCAGTTCCTTCCGCAACGTGCATGCGATCATGCATGCGCCCTTGGGCGATGACTACTTCAACGTCATGCGATCGATGTTGGAGCGCGAGCGTAACTTCACGCCCGTCACGACCAGCATCGTCGACCGCAATGTTTTGGCGCGCGGCTCCCAAGAGAAAGTGATCGACAACATCCTGCGCAAGGATGTGGAAGAGCGGCCAGATCTGATTGTCCTGACCCCCACCTGCACCTCCAGCATCCTGCAAGAAGATTTGCAGAACTTCGTCGAGCGAGCGAAGGAAAGTGCTCAGTGTGACGTGCTCCTAGCGGACGTCAACCACTATCGCATCAACGAACTGCAGGCTGCTGATCGCACCTTGGAGCAGATTGTTCGCTTCTACCTCGATCGCGCCCAGCGGCAGGGCACACTTTCGCACCAGCGAACGGAGCAGCCCTCCGTCAACATTCTGGGCATGACCACCCTTGGCTTCCACAACCGCCACGACACCACCGAACTGCAGCGGTTGATGGCGGAGTTAGGGATCACCGTCAATGCGGTCATTCCTGCAGGTGCTTCCGTGGAAGAACTACAGCATCTCCCCCGCGCTTGGTTCAACCTCGTGCCCTACCGCGAAGTGGGGCTGCTGACGGCGCAGTACCTGCAGGAAACCTTTGATCAGCCGATGGTGGCGATCGCGCCGATGGGGATTACTGCAACAGCAGACTGCATCCGCCAAATTCAACAGGTCTTGAATCAGCAGGACACTGCGGTCGATTTTGAACCCTTTATCGATCGCCAGACTCGCTTTGCTTCAGAAGCAGCTTGGTTTAGCCATTCGATCGACTGTCAGAACCTGACGGGGAAACGAGCAGTCGTTTTTGGTGACAACACCCATGCGGCGGCCTTCACCAAAATCCTCAGCCGCGAGATGGGCATTCATGTCGTGCTGGCCGGCACCTACTGCAAACACGATGCCGACTGGTTTGAAGCGGAAGTGGCGGGACATTGCGATCGCGTGCTGATCAGTGACGACCACACGGTGATTGCGGATGCGATCGCGGAGCTCGAACCGGCTGCAATTTTTGGCACCCAAATGGAACGCCATGTCGGCAAGCGGCTCAATATTCCCTGTGGGGTGATCGCAGCCCCAGTCCACATCCAAAACTTTCCGGTCGGCTATCGTCCCTTTGTTGGCTACGAAGGCGCAAACCAAATCGTCGACTTGGTCTACAACAGCTTCACCTTGGGAATGGAAGATCACCTGCTGGAGATCTTTGGCGGCCACGACACCAAAGAAGTGCTAACCAAAACCGTTTCGGCAGATAGCGATCTCGACTGGAAGCCGGATGGATTAACGGAATTGAACCGGATTCCTGGCTTTGTGCGCGGCAAGGTCAAACGCAACACCGAAAAGTATGCAAGGGAGCAAGGATTGACCGCCATTACTGCTGAAGTGCTCTACGCAGCCAAGGAGGCACTCGGAGCGTGA
- a CDS encoding DUF2605 domain-containing protein: MTLPELPAQPELLKAILEPLLDDFLFWFSRAEQLLTQEAIDFLTPEEQAVLCDRLATATAEVRSTQALFKAMDGTVGIEVAAMKPWHALVTECWQIGARWRREQAEQSPPEASQ, encoded by the coding sequence GTGACTTTACCGGAATTGCCTGCCCAGCCTGAACTGCTGAAAGCAATTTTGGAGCCTCTGCTCGATGACTTCCTCTTCTGGTTCAGTCGGGCTGAACAATTGCTGACTCAAGAAGCGATCGACTTTCTGACGCCTGAGGAGCAAGCTGTCCTCTGCGATCGCTTGGCAACTGCTACCGCTGAAGTGCGATCGACTCAAGCCCTTTTCAAAGCAATGGACGGGACTGTGGGGATCGAGGTTGCGGCCATGAAACCATGGCATGCCCTCGTGACCGAGTGCTGGCAAATTGGGGCACGCTGGCGTCGAGAACAGGCAGAGCAATCGCCCCCTGAGGCGTCACAATGA
- a CDS encoding DUF2973 domain-containing protein translates to MLQAIYILLFAVLAIVAFANLFRNLLSLGIASQRVTQAPAWDGGSAPQEPRQPTLHPELLDDRGRLINEPLLVMRQISVEDVRDRLDALYEASPENKGGDSEEPPTAPLA, encoded by the coding sequence GTGCTGCAAGCAATCTATATCCTGCTGTTCGCAGTGCTGGCCATCGTGGCGTTTGCCAATTTGTTCCGCAACCTGCTGAGCTTGGGCATTGCGAGTCAGCGAGTCACGCAAGCGCCAGCTTGGGATGGGGGCTCTGCTCCTCAGGAACCGCGCCAGCCAACACTTCATCCAGAGCTGCTCGACGATCGCGGTCGCCTGATCAATGAGCCGCTGTTGGTGATGCGGCAGATCAGTGTCGAAGATGTGCGCGATCGCCTCGATGCGCTCTATGAAGCTTCTCCGGAAAACAAAGGCGGCGACAGCGAAGAGCCTCCAACAGCGCCGCTCGCTTAA
- a CDS encoding rhomboid family intramembrane serine protease has product MTAPLDPQPPKSAALERWGTGVQSLLILLGTMWAIALINGLLFSNRLIFYGIHPRTISGLWGILFAPFLHLNLAHLVANTVPFVVLGGLILLRSVRDFWVTTIVTILVSGLGVWLFGATRSVHVGASGLVFGFFGFLLSRSLFDRSLSTLIFAVVAFFLYGSLIWGVLPLQDGVSWEGHLFGFVGGAIAAKLLAKPAEPSARDDWSDW; this is encoded by the coding sequence ATGACTGCTCCCCTCGATCCCCAACCTCCCAAGTCAGCAGCTCTCGAGCGCTGGGGAACCGGGGTGCAATCGCTACTGATCTTGCTGGGAACCATGTGGGCGATCGCCCTGATCAATGGCCTACTGTTCAGCAACCGTCTGATCTTTTACGGAATTCACCCGCGTACAATCAGCGGACTCTGGGGCATTCTCTTCGCTCCCTTCCTGCACCTCAATCTGGCGCATCTTGTTGCGAATACGGTGCCCTTTGTGGTGCTAGGGGGGCTGATTCTGCTGCGCAGCGTGCGTGACTTTTGGGTCACTACTATCGTCACGATCCTGGTCAGCGGCCTAGGTGTCTGGTTATTCGGCGCGACGCGATCGGTTCACGTCGGGGCAAGCGGCTTAGTGTTTGGCTTCTTTGGTTTTCTGCTCAGCCGTAGTTTGTTTGACCGTAGTCTCTCGACGCTGATTTTTGCAGTTGTCGCTTTCTTCCTTTACGGCAGCCTGATTTGGGGCGTGCTGCCGCTGCAAGATGGCGTCTCTTGGGAAGGCCACCTTTTTGGTTTTGTGGGAGGGGCGATCGCAGCAAAACTGTTGGCAAAGCCTGCTGAGCCCTCCGCGCGAGATGATTGGAGCGATTGGTAA
- a CDS encoding ParA family protein: MLTVTCASLSGGQGKTTSALFLGRSLAAQGQRVLMIDADPQSSLSFYLGCELSPDQPTLLEVLKKEIDVVDSLLAVDDRLTLIPADDALDSAQDFLATSGMGAIVLRRRLLPLQDRFDFCVIDAPPQRSQLCMTSVGAADQLLIPAEASSKGLNSLLRTLDLVAEMSEVEAFQGQILGVLPFRDRWLGRTQAKQSQKSLESMQEVAAGHPILPSILESEQFKKAIDQGVSLAALGYADLEYPFRTILEKLGCE; encoded by the coding sequence ATGCTGACGGTCACATGCGCATCGCTCTCAGGCGGACAAGGAAAAACCACCAGCGCGCTGTTCTTGGGAAGATCGCTGGCAGCGCAGGGTCAACGCGTGCTGATGATCGACGCTGATCCGCAATCTAGCTTGAGTTTTTATCTGGGCTGCGAGCTGAGCCCGGATCAACCGACACTTTTAGAAGTCCTGAAAAAAGAGATCGATGTCGTCGATAGTCTTTTGGCTGTAGACGATCGCCTCACATTGATCCCCGCCGATGATGCTTTAGATAGTGCTCAGGATTTCTTGGCAACCAGTGGCATGGGAGCGATTGTTTTGCGTCGCCGGTTGCTGCCGCTCCAAGATCGCTTTGATTTCTGTGTGATCGATGCGCCACCTCAGCGATCGCAGCTCTGTATGACCAGTGTGGGTGCTGCCGATCAGCTGTTGATCCCTGCCGAAGCTTCTTCCAAAGGACTGAACTCGCTCTTGCGCACTCTTGATCTTGTGGCGGAAATGAGCGAGGTCGAAGCTTTTCAGGGACAAATCCTGGGAGTTCTGCCCTTTCGCGATCGCTGGTTGGGCCGAACCCAAGCAAAGCAAAGTCAAAAGAGTTTGGAGTCGATGCAGGAAGTAGCTGCAGGCCATCCGATCTTGCCGTCGATTTTGGAATCGGAGCAATTTAAAAAGGCGATCGACCAAGGGGTGAGTTTGGCAGCCCTCGGCTATGCCGATCTGGAGTATCCTTTCCGGACGATCCTTGAAAAGCTTGGCTGCGAATGA